The following is a genomic window from Alkaliphilus sp. B6464.
TTAATTTTTTCTACCTAATCCCATACTATCTTGAAAATCAATTAACGCTGTATTATACATATGTAAATGATTCATATAGCTCTTTTTAGCATTCATTAAAGCAATTCTAGCTTCTGATACTTCTTTTATTGTACTCATGCCTAGTTCGTAATTTAATTCAGCTAATTTTAATGATCTCTCAGCCAATTCTATTGACTCTTCATATATACCTATATTATCTCTTACACTAGTTAAATTAAAGTAAGCTGCTCTTAAACCCATTTCAATCAAGCTTTCAACTGATTGCACATTTTTTTCTGCCTCTTCAATTGCTATCTGTTGTTCTTTATAACGATAAGTCATACTAGGATACTTAATGCTTAATGCTTCTGCAACTAATTTTTGTATTTCATAATTTTCCTTTACCGCTTTTAAAGACACATTGTTTTTAAAAGCTTGCTCTATTGCCTTTTCTATATTGATAGTTTCTTGCTCAGAATATGTAATATTATCAAGTAGTATAACCTTTGTATCTAGATTAGCACCTAATACATTATTAAAGCTTAGTAGCTGTACTTCGTACATTGTTTTAGCTGCTTCATATGCTGACTGAGCCTGTGTAACAGACATCTTTGTCATTAAAAGTTGATGCTCTGAAATTTGACCATTATCAAGCAACAATTTATTGTCATTGTATTGCTTTTGAGCTAGTTTTAAGTTCTCTTCAGCTATTTTTTTCTCTTCTTGCTTTAAAAGCAAATCATAATATGCCTTGCTTACTTTATTTGTAATATCATTGATTAGCATATCTTTATCCCATTTTGATTGTTGAAGTGTAAAATTTACATATCTTTCAACAGCACCTAACTCATATAACTCTTTATTGATTGATACTTCCGGTGTAACAGCAGGATAAATTGCTGGCGGTATATCCATCATGCCTTGCTCTGACCTATTGTAGCTTTTTATGTCTCTTATATTTTGATCATATTCAAATTGTTGTTT
Proteins encoded in this region:
- a CDS encoding TolC family protein, whose protein sequence is MNFKKFIAMSTLITLTVVSNGVPTFATGQTTAIEHKENTKIEAAKDKEEVLKLTLEDAIKYALEHNKDITIQDIKIEKQQFEYDQNIRDIKSYNRSEQGMMDIPPAIYPAVTPEVSINKELYELGAVERYVNFTLQQSKWDKDMLINDITNKVSKAYYDLLLKQEEKKIAEENLKLAQKQYNDNKLLLDNGQISEHQLLMTKMSVTQAQSAYEAAKTMYEVQLLSFNNVLGANLDTKVILLDNITYSEQETINIEKAIEQAFKNNVSLKAVKENYEIQKLVAEALSIKYPSMTYRYKEQQIAIEEAEKNVQSVESLIEMGLRAAYFNLTSVRDNIGIYEESIELAERSLKLAELNYELGMSTIKEVSEARIALMNAKKSYMNHLHMYNTALIDFQDSMGLGRKN